The following are encoded in a window of Cucurbita pepo subsp. pepo cultivar mu-cu-16 chromosome LG12, ASM280686v2, whole genome shotgun sequence genomic DNA:
- the LOC111807262 gene encoding protein MANNAN SYNTHESIS-RELATED 2 isoform X1 produces MGVDLRQVLAGILTLTMFVMLGHMIKRDHFDSVQEKFPGPTKDVAKVTPVRSLNKKGAIPWKNDVQELKQCWSKPESADEGRQPKGYVTFSLTDGPEYHVSQIADAVVVARYLGATLVVPDIRGKELGDKWSFGDIYDVEKFIESLDGVVKVVKTLPSEISPRKLSTVKVPNRVTEDYISEHVEKVFKKSGSIRLATYFPSVNMKKSTTSSDGDSVPCLAMFGTLELQPEISEVIESMVERLKTLSRKSNGQFIAVDLRIEMLGENGCQEASGSKSCYTAQEIALFLRKIGFNKDATIYLTQPRWENSLDDLKDLFPKTYTKESIMPADKKAKFLNAESSEYEKVIDFYICSQSDIFVPAISGLFYSNVAGKRIGLGKNQILVPATIRESTASASKFISSYIRKKNHLAYSCFC; encoded by the exons ATGGGGGTGGATCTGAGACAAGTCTTGGCCGGCATACTCACCCTCACTATGTTCGTGATGCTTGGCCACATGATCAAGCGAGACCACTTTGATTCCGTCCAA gaaaaatttCCAGGGCCAACGAAGGATGTTGCCAAAGTAACACCAGTGCGCAGCCTCAACAAAAAAGGTGCTATTCCGTGGAAAAATGATGTTCAAGAGCTAAAACAATGTTGGAGCAAACCCGAATCTG CAGACGAGGGGAGGCAACCAAAGGGGTATGTCACTTTTTCATTGACCGACGGTCCCGAATACCATGTCTCACAG ATTGCTGATGCTGTGGTCGTGGCTAGATATCTAGGTGCGACTCTTGTTGTCCCTGATATTAGAGGGAAAGAACTGGGAGATAAGTG GAGCTTTGGGGACATTTATGATGTTGAGAAGTTCATTGAAAGCCTCGATGGAGTTGTCAAAGTAGTAAAAACGCTGCCATCTGAAATATCTCCAAGAAAGCTCTCGACTGTCAAAGTGCCGAATCGGGTTACAGAAGATTACATTTCGGAACACGTAGagaaggtttttaaaaaaagtggCAGCATAAGACTCGCAACTTACTTTCCTTCCGTAAATATGAAAAAGTCGACCACATCAAGTGATGGTGATTCAGTTCCATGTTTGGCCATGTTTGGAACATTGGAGTTGCAGCCAGAAATAAGTGAGGTGATTGAATCCATGGTTGAGAGGCTAAAAACTTTGAGTCGGAAGTCTAACGGTCAGTTCATAGCTGTGGACTTGAGGATCGAAATGTTGGGGGAAAATGGATGCCAAGAGGCATCTGGAAGTAAAAGTTGTTACACTGCACAAGAAATAGCTTTGTTTTTGAGGAAGATTGGTTTCAACAAGGATGCTACCATATACTTGACTCAACCGAGATGGGAAAACAGTCTTGATGATCTCAAAGATTTGTTTCCAAAAACTTACACAAAG GAAAGCATAATGCCAGCGGACAAGAAGGCAAAGTTTTTGAATGCAGAGAGTTCTGAATACGAGAAAGTAATCGACTTCTACATATGTAGCCAAAGCGATATCTTCGTACCAGCGATCTCTGGACTCTTCTACTCGAATGTTGCAGGCAAGAGGATTGGTTTGGGCAAGAATCAAATACTTGTTCCAGCCACCATTAGAGAATCCACAGCTTCTGCTTCCAAATTCATCTCCTCTTACATCAGAAAGAAGAATCACTTGGCATATTCATGCTTTTGTTAG
- the LOC111807262 gene encoding protein MANNAN SYNTHESIS-RELATED 2 isoform X2 has protein sequence MGVDLRQVLAGILTLTMFVMLGHMIKRDHFDSVQEKFPGPTKDVAKVTPVRSLNKKGAIPWKNDVQELKQCWSKPESDEGRQPKGYVTFSLTDGPEYHVSQIADAVVVARYLGATLVVPDIRGKELGDKWSFGDIYDVEKFIESLDGVVKVVKTLPSEISPRKLSTVKVPNRVTEDYISEHVEKVFKKSGSIRLATYFPSVNMKKSTTSSDGDSVPCLAMFGTLELQPEISEVIESMVERLKTLSRKSNGQFIAVDLRIEMLGENGCQEASGSKSCYTAQEIALFLRKIGFNKDATIYLTQPRWENSLDDLKDLFPKTYTKESIMPADKKAKFLNAESSEYEKVIDFYICSQSDIFVPAISGLFYSNVAGKRIGLGKNQILVPATIRESTASASKFISSYIRKKNHLAYSCFC, from the exons ATGGGGGTGGATCTGAGACAAGTCTTGGCCGGCATACTCACCCTCACTATGTTCGTGATGCTTGGCCACATGATCAAGCGAGACCACTTTGATTCCGTCCAA gaaaaatttCCAGGGCCAACGAAGGATGTTGCCAAAGTAACACCAGTGCGCAGCCTCAACAAAAAAGGTGCTATTCCGTGGAAAAATGATGTTCAAGAGCTAAAACAATGTTGGAGCAAACCCGAATCTG ACGAGGGGAGGCAACCAAAGGGGTATGTCACTTTTTCATTGACCGACGGTCCCGAATACCATGTCTCACAG ATTGCTGATGCTGTGGTCGTGGCTAGATATCTAGGTGCGACTCTTGTTGTCCCTGATATTAGAGGGAAAGAACTGGGAGATAAGTG GAGCTTTGGGGACATTTATGATGTTGAGAAGTTCATTGAAAGCCTCGATGGAGTTGTCAAAGTAGTAAAAACGCTGCCATCTGAAATATCTCCAAGAAAGCTCTCGACTGTCAAAGTGCCGAATCGGGTTACAGAAGATTACATTTCGGAACACGTAGagaaggtttttaaaaaaagtggCAGCATAAGACTCGCAACTTACTTTCCTTCCGTAAATATGAAAAAGTCGACCACATCAAGTGATGGTGATTCAGTTCCATGTTTGGCCATGTTTGGAACATTGGAGTTGCAGCCAGAAATAAGTGAGGTGATTGAATCCATGGTTGAGAGGCTAAAAACTTTGAGTCGGAAGTCTAACGGTCAGTTCATAGCTGTGGACTTGAGGATCGAAATGTTGGGGGAAAATGGATGCCAAGAGGCATCTGGAAGTAAAAGTTGTTACACTGCACAAGAAATAGCTTTGTTTTTGAGGAAGATTGGTTTCAACAAGGATGCTACCATATACTTGACTCAACCGAGATGGGAAAACAGTCTTGATGATCTCAAAGATTTGTTTCCAAAAACTTACACAAAG GAAAGCATAATGCCAGCGGACAAGAAGGCAAAGTTTTTGAATGCAGAGAGTTCTGAATACGAGAAAGTAATCGACTTCTACATATGTAGCCAAAGCGATATCTTCGTACCAGCGATCTCTGGACTCTTCTACTCGAATGTTGCAGGCAAGAGGATTGGTTTGGGCAAGAATCAAATACTTGTTCCAGCCACCATTAGAGAATCCACAGCTTCTGCTTCCAAATTCATCTCCTCTTACATCAGAAAGAAGAATCACTTGGCATATTCATGCTTTTGTTAG
- the LOC111806386 gene encoding ATP synthase subunit epsilon, mitochondrial, which translates to MASNAAVPFWRAAGMTYITYSNICANLVRNCLKEPLKTEVLSREKVHFSISKWADGKPQKPIIRSDTPEA; encoded by the exons ATGGCGTCAAATGCAGCGGTGCCCTTTTGGAGAGCGGCGGGGATGACATATATCACATACTCGAACATTTGCGCTAATCTGGTCAGGAACTGTCTCAAGGAGCCTTTGAAGACCGAAGTTCTCAGCCGCGAGAAGGTTCACTTTTCCATTTCCAAGTGGGCGGACGGCAAGCCCCAAAAGCCCA TTATTCGGTCGGACACTCCCGAAGCGTGA
- the LOC111806653 gene encoding exocyst complex component EXO70B1-like: MDEAEALRKLVAARQHLKTSLDKSRDIASALANAGPRLRDKARRLASLEVELVPIQKCNSFAVGDQIDHVVGLASALFNVINTVSELQKSLVADSCSQLSSYLSVMERFENAFEFLSDNCSLIIQWLEGIVQFVEDNRIVNDQQLLNVKNSLENLRELQVAENNARIDGGPLSLALNKLEFEFRRLLRDHSVSLHLAPALLTSENQDFIGFSLLPESIVQKLQLILTKLKANDQIENCISIYIEIRSSNAELSLRTLGLDYLETSVDELSNMQSIEDHINRWSKHLELAVKHLYEPECKLCNDIFEKIEPEVRTKCFAKIASQSGFLPLLQFGRKVTQTKKDPIKLLNLLDIFLVLDNLRTDINKLFGGKACTEIQATMRDLVKHVVNGICDVFSELPIQVELQRQGCPPVDGGIPSLVSFVTDYCNKLLGNHYKPILNQILIIHQSWEKTCEENLLENQIYLIIKELALNLDSWAKAYQDMSKSYYFMMNNHCHFSNLKGSKLGEMMGDEWLNAHSQYKEYYAALYLRESWGELLSLLNQKGQLPYEGEKWRDIDLLKKRVKMFSQAFEQTCKRQSKWVISDEGLRERICLLLVQAIVPVYMKNFEALIEQDRGAAKYLKYTAESMGTMISSLFRPMLSVQRSRGHTHARFITKIKSIVTHQFRASIASL; this comes from the coding sequence ATGGATGAGGCGGAAGCCCTTAGGAAGCTTGTTGCAGCTAGGCAGCACTTGAAAACCAGCCTAGACAAGTCAAGAGACATTGCATCTGCACTAGCCAATGCTGGACCAAGATTGAGAGACAAGGCTCGAAGGCTAGCAAGTTTGGAAGTCGAGCTCGTACCGATTCAGAAATGCAACTCTTTCGCTGTTGGAGACCAGATCGATCATGTCGTTGGACTTGCATCTGCACTTTTTAATGTTATCAACACTGTTTCTGAACTTCAGAAGTCACTCGTGGCTGATTCTTGTTCTCAACTCTCTAGTTACCTCTCGGTCATGGAACGGTTCGAAAATgcatttgaatttctttctgATAACTGCAGCCTTATAATTCAGTGGTTGGAGGGAATTGTCCAATTTGTTGAAGACAACAGAATAGTCAATGATCAGCAACTTCTCAATGTCAAAAACTCGTTGGAAAATCTTCGTGAGTTGCAGGTGGCCGAGAACAATGCTCGTATCGATGGAGGGCCTCTCAGTTTGGCATTGAACAAGCTTGAATTTGAGTTCAGGAGGTTACTAAGAGACCATAGTGTTTCTCTTCATCTAGCTCCAGCCCTATTGACCAGTGAAAACCAAGACTTCATTGGTTTCTCACTATTGCCAGAATCTATAGTTCAAAAACTGCAGTTGATTCTTACTAAACTGAAAGCCAACGACCAAATTGAAAACTGCATATCGATATACATCGAAATTCGAAGTTCAAATGCTGAACTAAGTTTAAGAACTCTTGGTTTGGATTATCTTGAGACGTCAGTCGATGAACTGAGCAATATGCAGAGCATTGAAGATCATATCAACAGATGGAGCAAGCATCTTGAGCTTGCTGTGAAGCATTTATATGAGCCTGAATGTAAGCTTTGCAATGACATATTCGAGAAGATCGAACCCGAAGTCAGGACCAAATGTTTTGCTAAGATTGCATCACAGTCTGGATTTCTCCCTCTCCTCCAATTTGGGAGGAAAGTCACCCAAACAAAGAAGGACCCCATCAAGCTCTTGAACCTACTGGACATTTTCTTGGTTCTAGACAACCTAAGAACAGACATTAACAAGCTGTTTGGTGGGAAAGCTTGCACGGAGATTCAAGCTACAATGAGGGATCTCGTAAAACATGTCGTAAACGGCATATGCGACGTTTTCTCGGAACTTCCAATCCAAGTTGAGTTGCAAAGACAGGGCTGTCCTCCAGTAGACGGTGGCATTCCAAGCTTGGTAAGCTTTGTCACTGATTACTGCAACAAGCTGCTTGGGAACCATTACAAACCAATCCTAAACCAGATTTTAATCATCCATCAAAGCTGGGAAAAGACATGTGAAGAAAACCTTCTAGAGAACCAAATTTATCTAATCATAAAAGAACTTGCTCTAAATCTAGATTCATGGGCAAAAGCCTACCAAGATATGTCAAAGTCCTACTACTTCATGATGAACAACCACTGCCATTTTAGCAATCTAAAAGGTTCAAAACTAGGCGAAATGATGGGAGATGAATGGTTAAACGCACACAGCCAATACAAGGAATATTACGCAGCGCTTTACCTGAGAGAAAGCTGGGGAGAGCTTCTCAGCCTTCTAAATCAGAAGGGTCAGCTTCCATATGAAGGAGAGAAATGGAGAGATATTGATCTGTTGaagaaaagggtaaaaatgtTCTCTCAGGCATTTGAACAAACATGTAAGAGGCAATCGAAATGGGTCATTTCAGATGAGGgtttgagagagagaatttgCCTGCTTTTAGTGCAGGCGATTGTGCCGGTTTATATGAAGAATTTCGAGGCTTTGATCGAACAGGATCGAGGCGCTGCTAAGTATTTGAAATATACTGCTGAGAGTATGGGGACTATGATCAGCTCTCTGTTTCGGCCAATGTTGAGTGTGCAACGAAGCCGTGGTCACACCCATGCTCGCTTCATTACCAAAATTAAGAGCATTGTAACTCATCAGTTTCGCGCCTCCATCGCTTCTCTATGA
- the LOC111806487 gene encoding exocyst complex component EXO84B-like, with protein sequence MAAAKTARSRGTPVKETGAKFEEGISFFRSDKFDADSYVQTRCSLNEKEIKQLCTYLWDLKKASAEEMRKSVYANYAAFIRTSKEISDLEVELSSIRNLLSTQAALIHGLAEGVHIDSVSSSASESTTPNGFLGSGDDNPSDTEKWLVEYPDTLDVLLAERRVDEALEALDEGERIVSEAKEKKTLSPAAIMSLQSSIAERRQRLADQLAEAACQPSTRGVELRAAVSALKKLGDGQRAHTLLLKAHLQRYQYNMQSLRPSSTSYGGAYTAALSQLVFSAIAQASSDSLSIFGKELAYSSELVVWATKQTEAFALLVKRHALASSAAAGGLRAAAECVQIALGHCSLLEGRGLALCPVLVKLFRPSVEQALEANLKRIEESTAALAAADDWVLRYAPTTTSQSGRTSSTALSNTAFQHKLTSSAHRFNFMVQDFFEDVGPLLSMQLGNQTLEGLFQVFDSYINMLIKALPGMEEEANFDGAGSKIVRLAETEVQQVALLANASLLAYELLPRAAMKLSLPTQTAYKDDPRQRLSDKQNRHPEQREWKRRLVGSVDRLKDTFCRQHALDLIFTEDGDSHLTAEMYLNMGGNMDEVEWFPSLIFQELFVKLSRMASMAADMFVGRERFATLLLMRLTETVILWLSGDQSFWDDIEEGPRPLGPLGLQQLYLDMKFVMCFASQGRYLSRNLHRVVNEIISKAMAAFAATGMDPDSVLPEDEWFNDVCQDAMERLSGRPKAINGDRDPNSPTASVSAQSISSVRSHGSS encoded by the exons ATGGCCGCCGCCAAGACCGCTCGGTCCAGAGGCACGCCTGTCAAGGAGACTGGCGCCAAGTTTGAGGAGGGCATCAGTTTCTTCAGGTCCGATAAATTTGATGCCGATTCCTATGTTCAAACTAGATGCTCTCTTAACGAGAAG GAAATTAAGCAATTATGCACTTATCTTTGGGATTTGAAGAAAGCTTCTGCTGAGGAGATGCGTAAAAGTGTCTATGCAAATTATGCTGCCTTTATACG CACATCAAAGGAGATATCAGATTTAGAGGTGGAGCTCTCGTCCATCAGAAACCTTCTGTCTACTCAGGCTGCTTTAATTCATGGTTTAGCTGAAGGGGTTCACATTGATTCTGTGTCCTCCTCTGCTTCTGAAAGCACAACTCCAAATGGCTTTCTAGGTTCAGGGGATGACAATCCTTCAGATACTGAGAAGTGGTTAGTGGAGTACCCTGATACTTTGGATGTTCTCTTAGCTGAACGAAGAGTTGATGAAGCTTTGGAAGCTCTTGATGAGGGAGAGAGGATAGTTTCTGaggcaaaagaaaagaaaaccttGAGCCCAGCGGCAATTATGTCTCTTCAATCATCAATTGCTGAGAGGAGGCAAAGGTTAGCAGATCAGCTTGCTGAGGCTGCTTGTCAGCCTTCTACTCGTGGTGTCGAACTCCGTGCAGCCGTATCAGCACTCAAGAAATTAGGAGATGGACAGCGTGCTCACACTTTGTTACTAAAAGCACATCTCCAAAGATATCAGTACAATATGCAAAGCCTTCGGCCATCCAGCACTTCATATGGAGGAGCCTATACTGCTGCCCTCTCCCAGTTGGTTTTCTCAGCCATTGCTCAAGCTTCTAGTGATTCCTTGTCTATTTTTGGTAAAGAACTTGCTTATTCTTCTGAGCTAGTGGTGTGGGCTACAAAACAGACGGAGGCTTTTGCACTTCTTGTAAAAAGACATGCTTTAGCTTCATCTGCAGCTGCTGGAGGTCTCAGAGCTGCTGCAGAGTGTGTTCAAATTGCTTTAGGTCATTGTTCATTATTGGAAGGTCGTGGTTTGGCACTCTGTCCTGTGCTTGTAAAACTTTTCAGGCCTAGTGTTGAACAAGCACTTGAAGccaatttaaaaagaattgaagaaagcaCAGCTGCCTTGGCTGCTGCTGATGATTGGGTACTAAGATATGCTCCGACAACAACATCCCAATCTGGCCGAACTTCTAGCACTGCTCTTAGTAATACTGCATTCCAACATAAATTGACTAGTAGTGCTCACCGCTTCAATTTTATGGTCCAG GATTTTTTTGAGGACGTGGGACCTTTACTTAGTATGCAACTAGGCAATCAAACTCTGGAGGGTTTATTCCAAGTTTTTGACTCTTATATCAATATGTTAATCAAAGCATTGCCTGGtatggaagaagaagcaaatTTTGATGGTGCGGGAAGTAAGATAGTGCGCTTAGCTGAAACGGAAGTTCAGCAAGTTGCTCTCTTGGCAAATGCATCATTGTTAGCATATGAACTATTGCCTCGTGCTGCCATGAAACTGTCCCTGCCAACTCAGACTGCTTATAAGGACGATCCTCGCCAGAGACTTTCAGACAAGCAAAACCGTCATCCAGAACAAAGGGAGTGGAAAAGGCGGCTAGTTGGCTCTGTGGATAGATTGAAAGATACTTTTTGTCGACAGCATGCCCTTGATCTGATTTTTACAGAGGATGGAGACAGCCATCTCACTGCTGAGATGTACCTGAACATGGGTGGAAATATGGATGAAGTTGAATGGTTCCCATCTCTTATATTCCAG GAACTGTTTGTAAAACTGAGCAGAATGGCTAGTATGGCAGCAGATATGTTTGTTGGCAGGGAAAGATTTGCTACATTACTATTGATGAGGCTCACAGAAACTGTCATCTTGTGGCTTTCGGGGGACCAAAGTTTTTGGGATGATATTGAGGAAGGCCCAAGGCCTCTAGGACCTCTGGGTCTTCAACAG TTGTACTTGGATATGAAGTTCGTCATGTGTTTTGCTTCCCAAGGTCGATACTTATCTCGGAATCTACACAGAGTTGTCAATGAGATCATTTCAAAAGCAATGGCTGCGTTTGCTGCAACAGGAATGGATCCAGATAG TGTACTACCGGAAGATGAATGGTTCAATGATGTTTGTCAAGATGCAATGGAAAGATTAAGTGGGAGGCCAAAGGCCATAAATGGGGACAGGGATCCTAATAGCCCAACAGCCTCAGTTTCAGCCCAGTCGATATCTTCTGTTAGATCTCATGGGAGTTCTTGA
- the LOC111807488 gene encoding metal tolerance protein C4-like → MLAEVVHSVADFANQALLAYGLSKPDALHPYGYSKERFVWSLISAVGIFCLGAGAIIVNGIQNLWTSQVLPWLLPYKLSRKVLLQRE, encoded by the exons ATGTTGGCAGAAGTTGTACACTCTGTTGCCGATTTTGCAAATCAG GCGCTTCTTGCATATGGTCTGAGTAAACCTGATGCCCTTCATCC TTATGGATATTCTAAGGAGAGGTTTGTTTGGTCATTGATATCTGCTGTTGGGATCTTTTGTCTTGGTGCTGGTGCTATCATTGTTAATggaattcaaaatttgtgGACTTCACAG GTGCTTCCCTGGTTGTTGCCATACAAGCTGTCAAGAAAGGTGCTGCTGCAGAGGGAATGA